A genome region from Choloepus didactylus isolate mChoDid1 chromosome 12, mChoDid1.pri, whole genome shotgun sequence includes the following:
- the LOC119507356 gene encoding protein kish-A-like gives MSSIFNFQRLLTIVLQLICTCTYIRSLAPSLLDKDKTALLSIFWKLPELVNKSPYVVVCCVVMAFSIPFRQ, from the coding sequence ATGTcttccattttcaattttcagagaCTGTTGACTATAGTCTTGCAGCTTATATGTACCTGTACTTATATCCGATCCTTGGCACCCAGCCTCCTGGACAAAGATAAAACTGCACTGTTGAGCATTTTTTGGAAGTTGCCAGAATTGGTGAACAAGAGTCCTTACGTTGTGGTGTGCTGTGTAGTGATGGCCTTCAGTATCCCCTTCAGACAATAG